The Xanthomonas fragariae genome has a segment encoding these proteins:
- the lpxH gene encoding UDP-2,3-diacylglucosamine diphosphatase, producing the protein MTTLLISDLHLDPARPAITELFLDFLHTQAPGSEALYILGDLFEAWIGDDTPSTAADAVAVALHAVADSGVPVFFMPGNRDFLVGEGYAQRAAFRILPDPTVIDLYGHPTLLMHGDLLCTDDTAYQTFRAQTRDPLFQAQFLAQPLAARVAFAQQARAASQARHAELKQGDQSRFETITDVTPAEVETTFLHYGLDRLIHGHTHRPAIHTLRAGGHTCTRIVLGDWYEQGSVLRVDADGVSLEQLAL; encoded by the coding sequence ATGACGACACTGCTCATTTCCGACCTGCATTTGGATCCGGCCCGGCCGGCGATCACCGAGTTGTTTCTGGACTTCCTGCACACGCAGGCGCCCGGTAGCGAGGCTCTCTACATCCTCGGCGATCTGTTCGAAGCCTGGATTGGCGACGACACGCCCTCCACCGCTGCCGATGCGGTTGCCGTGGCGCTGCACGCAGTGGCAGATAGCGGCGTGCCGGTGTTCTTCATGCCGGGCAATCGTGACTTTCTAGTTGGCGAGGGGTACGCGCAGCGTGCGGCCTTCCGCATCCTGCCCGACCCCACCGTCATCGATCTGTACGGGCACCCGACACTGCTGATGCACGGCGATTTGCTTTGCACCGACGACACCGCGTATCAGACGTTCCGTGCGCAGACCCGCGACCCGCTGTTTCAGGCGCAGTTTCTGGCGCAGCCGCTAGCGGCACGGGTGGCATTCGCGCAGCAGGCACGTGCTGCGAGCCAGGCGCGTCATGCAGAACTCAAGCAAGGCGACCAATCGCGCTTTGAAACCATCACCGACGTCACCCCGGCCGAAGTGGAAACGACCTTCCTGCATTACGGTTTGGACCGTCTGATCCACGGCCATACTCATCGCCCTGCGATCCACACCCTGCGAGCCGGCGGCCACACCTGCACACGCATTGTGCTGGGCGACTGGTACGAACAAGGCTCGGTATTGCGCGTCGATGCCGATGGCGTGTCGCTGGAGCAGTTAGCGCTTTAG
- a CDS encoding glycosyltransferase family 4 protein, producing MRYAIVTETYPPEVNGVALTVHGLETGLRARGHRVDVVRPRQSSDTDTATALLVRGASLPRYPGLKFGLPATQRLIRHWRTRQPDAIYVATEGPLGWSAMRAARCLGIPVATGFHTRFDQYLPDYGAAWLQGTALRWMRRFHNQADATLVPTHELQQFLRDGGFERVQLLARAVDSQKFDPNRRDLALRAQWGIEGQGLAAIYVGRIANEKNLPLAIRAFRKLQQIRPKARLVWVGDGPAREKVARDNPDFIFCGIQRGDTLARHFASGDLFLFPSRSETFGNVTLEAMASGVATVAFDYGAAREYLRNGQTGAAVDTDEAFIQATIALAEDDALRQRMGTAAAQAMKKLHPDNVVSDFEAMLLGITAARGRYVVNAA from the coding sequence ATGCGCTACGCGATCGTTACCGAAACCTATCCCCCCGAAGTCAACGGTGTTGCGCTGACCGTGCATGGCCTAGAAACCGGCCTGCGCGCACGCGGACACCGGGTGGACGTCGTGCGCCCACGCCAGAGCAGCGATACCGACACAGCCACCGCGCTGCTGGTACGTGGTGCGTCGCTGCCGCGTTACCCGGGATTGAAATTCGGCCTGCCGGCCACGCAACGTCTCATCCGTCATTGGCGAACGAGGCAACCGGATGCGATTTACGTGGCCACCGAAGGCCCATTGGGCTGGTCGGCGATGCGCGCGGCACGTTGCCTCGGCATTCCGGTCGCCACCGGCTTCCACACGCGTTTCGACCAATACCTGCCCGACTACGGCGCCGCCTGGCTGCAAGGCACTGCGTTGCGCTGGATGCGACGCTTCCACAACCAGGCCGACGCCACGTTGGTACCGACACACGAGCTGCAACAATTTCTGCGCGACGGCGGTTTCGAGCGTGTGCAGTTGCTGGCGCGCGCGGTGGACAGCCAGAAGTTCGATCCAAACCGCCGCGACCTTGCATTGCGCGCCCAGTGGGGCATCGAAGGCCAAGGCTTGGCGGCGATCTATGTCGGGCGGATCGCCAACGAAAAGAATTTACCGCTGGCGATTCGCGCATTCCGCAAACTGCAGCAGATCCGACCCAAGGCGCGCTTGGTGTGGGTCGGCGATGGTCCTGCACGCGAAAAAGTCGCCCGCGACAACCCGGACTTCATCTTCTGCGGGATCCAGCGCGGCGATACGTTGGCGCGCCACTTCGCCAGCGGCGATCTGTTCCTGTTTCCCAGCCGCAGCGAAACCTTCGGCAACGTGACCTTGGAAGCGATGGCCAGTGGTGTGGCCACTGTCGCCTTCGATTACGGCGCCGCACGCGAGTATCTGCGCAACGGCCAGACTGGTGCAGCGGTGGACACCGATGAGGCCTTCATCCAGGCCACTATCGCTCTCGCAGAAGACGACGCGTTGCGCCAGCGCATGGGTACTGCGGCCGCGCAGGCGATGAAGAAATTGCATCCTGACAATGTGGTCTCCGATTTCGAAGCCATGCTGCTGGGCATCACCGCTGCACGGGGGCGTTATGTCGTCAACGCGGCTTGA
- the phoR gene encoding phosphate regulon sensor histidine kinase PhoR → MPQHIRSAWLKTLGTLALLLGAAVLAGVLIGHVWMAMTLTASGVLAWHYWRLRQVLRRLTARQRAEPAAGVGAWNELDRLLYRSQAEMRGRKRRLVDMLRTYRAAAQALPDAVVVVDRNSQHVQWFNKAAGGLLGLHHPGDMGVSVVERLQPLPLAHWLAAGRNAEPMLDAASPVDPDLRLNLRLIPYSDDYWLLVARDVSKLLRLEQVRRDFVANVSHELRTPLTVVHGYLDMLDPEDFPDSGPMLAEMRKQSQRMAQLVEDLLTLSRLESQEELGEEHVAMAPMLSTLRREAQAHSQGRHTVEVFDEAGVDLLGSNKELHSAFSNLVTNAVRYTPCGGTVTIRFVCEGDGAALAVRDTGYGIPASHLPRITERFYRVSSSRSRESGGTGLGLSIVKHILGLHQARLEIESEVGRGSEFSCHFVAARVVQREQSLPLTRSA, encoded by the coding sequence ATGCCCCAACACATCCGTTCCGCCTGGCTCAAGACGCTTGGCACCCTTGCGCTGTTGTTGGGCGCTGCCGTGCTGGCGGGCGTGCTGATCGGGCACGTATGGATGGCGATGACGCTCACCGCATCAGGTGTGCTGGCCTGGCATTACTGGCGGCTGCGTCAGGTGCTGCGCCGCCTGACTGCACGTCAGCGTGCCGAGCCGGCGGCCGGTGTCGGCGCCTGGAACGAACTGGACCGGTTGCTGTATCGCAGCCAAGCCGAAATGCGCGGGCGCAAGCGCCGCCTGGTCGACATGTTGCGTACCTATCGCGCCGCCGCACAGGCGTTGCCCGACGCGGTGGTGGTGGTGGATCGCAACAGCCAGCATGTGCAGTGGTTCAACAAGGCCGCCGGTGGATTGCTCGGTCTGCATCATCCCGGCGACATGGGCGTGTCGGTGGTGGAGCGGCTGCAGCCGTTACCACTAGCGCATTGGCTGGCGGCCGGTCGAAATGCCGAGCCAATGCTCGATGCCGCCTCGCCGGTCGACCCGGATCTGCGCCTGAATCTGCGCCTGATCCCCTACTCCGACGATTACTGGCTGTTGGTGGCGCGCGATGTCAGCAAGCTGCTGCGGCTGGAACAGGTGCGCCGCGACTTCGTGGCCAACGTCTCCCACGAACTGCGTACGCCGCTGACAGTGGTGCACGGCTATCTGGACATGCTCGATCCGGAAGACTTCCCCGATTCGGGTCCTATGCTGGCGGAGATGCGCAAGCAATCGCAGCGCATGGCGCAGCTGGTCGAAGATCTATTGACGCTGTCGCGACTGGAATCTCAGGAAGAACTGGGCGAAGAACACGTGGCGATGGCGCCGATGCTCTCGACCTTGCGTCGCGAGGCCCAGGCACACAGCCAGGGCCGTCACACGGTGGAGGTGTTCGATGAGGCCGGCGTGGACCTGCTCGGCTCCAACAAGGAATTGCACAGCGCGTTTTCCAATCTTGTCACCAACGCGGTGCGCTATACGCCCTGCGGCGGCACGGTGACGATCCGTTTTGTGTGCGAAGGCGATGGCGCGGCACTGGCAGTGCGCGACACCGGCTACGGCATTCCCGCCTCGCATCTGCCGCGCATCACCGAACGCTTTTATCGCGTATCCAGCAGCCGCTCACGCGAGAGCGGCGGCACCGGACTTGGCTTATCGATCGTCAAGCATATCCTGGGGCTGCATCAGGCGCGTCTGGAGATCGAAAGCGAAGTGGGGCGCGGCAGCGAATTCTCGTGTCACTTCGTAGCTGCACGCGTGGTGCAGCGCGAGCAGTCACTGCCACTGACACGCTCGGCGTGA
- a CDS encoding phosphatase PAP2 family protein, whose amino-acid sequence MSSTRLEVLRGHEARWCRRANYCCRRNPVRRAFATISRLGDGVFWYGLMGLLVVLDGMDGVRASAHMAASGVLALTLYKALKRWTRRPRPYAADVRIRAWVAPLDEFSFPSGHTLHAVSFSIVALAYYPWLAPLLVPFSACVALSRVVLGLHYPSDVLAATVIGVLLAGLSLWGLPVMLG is encoded by the coding sequence ATGTCGTCAACGCGGCTTGAGGTGTTGCGCGGTCACGAAGCGCGTTGGTGCCGACGCGCCAACTATTGTTGCCGGCGCAACCCGGTACGTCGCGCATTCGCCACGATCAGTCGCCTGGGCGACGGCGTGTTCTGGTACGGCCTGATGGGCTTGCTGGTGGTACTCGACGGCATGGACGGTGTGCGTGCGTCCGCACACATGGCAGCCAGCGGCGTGCTGGCACTGACGTTGTACAAAGCGCTCAAACGCTGGACCCGTCGCCCCCGCCCGTACGCAGCCGACGTGCGCATTCGCGCCTGGGTCGCGCCGCTGGACGAGTTCAGTTTCCCCTCCGGCCACACCTTGCACGCGGTGTCTTTCAGCATCGTGGCGTTGGCTTACTACCCCTGGCTCGCACCGCTGCTGGTGCCGTTTTCGGCCTGCGTGGCGCTTTCGCGCGTGGTGCTGGGGCTGCACTATCCAAGCGATGTGCTGGCCGCCACGGTGATCGGGGTGTTGCTGGCCGGTCTATCGCTGTGGGGGCTGCCGGTGATGTTGGGCTGA
- the purF gene encoding amidophosphoribosyltransferase, protein MCGIVGIVGNQNVAGQLYDGLTVLQHRGQDAAGIATADGTRLRVQKANGLVRDVFDEKKMAVLEGRVGIAHCRYPTAGSEGMDEAQPFYVNSPYGIALAHNGNLINTEALRQQVFEADRRNINTDSDSEVLLNVFAYELDAQRMLTPEAAIRAVAGVHRRCKGGYAVVSVVLGLGLVAFRDPHGIRPLVLGKREHAEGTEYIVSSESAALDILGYQRVRDVRPGEALVITARGELFSEICAAPTDHAPCIFEYVYFARPDSMIDNISVHKARMRMGLKLGDKILRLRPDHDIDTIIPIPDTSRDVALEMSNVLGVKYREGFVKNRYVGRTFIMQGQGERQKSVRRKLNPIHLEFRNRVVLLVDDSIVRGTTSRQIVQMARDAGARKVYLASAAPPVRYPNIYGIDMPAAEELIAHGRSELEIQEFLGCDWLIYQDLEDLEVAVREGNPDIKQFDSSCFNGEYITGIEPGYFERIQQLRSDDAKKRRRA, encoded by the coding sequence ATGTGTGGCATCGTCGGTATTGTCGGCAACCAGAACGTCGCCGGGCAGCTTTATGACGGCCTGACCGTCCTCCAGCATCGTGGCCAGGACGCCGCAGGGATCGCCACGGCCGATGGCACGCGTCTGCGTGTGCAGAAGGCTAACGGGTTGGTGCGCGATGTCTTCGACGAAAAGAAGATGGCGGTGCTGGAAGGCCGCGTCGGCATCGCGCACTGCCGCTATCCGACCGCAGGCTCGGAAGGCATGGACGAGGCGCAACCGTTCTACGTCAACTCGCCCTACGGCATCGCGCTGGCGCACAACGGCAACCTGATCAACACCGAGGCTTTGCGCCAACAGGTGTTCGAGGCCGACCGCCGCAACATCAACACCGATTCCGACAGCGAAGTGCTGTTGAACGTATTTGCCTACGAGCTGGACGCGCAGCGCATGCTCACCCCCGAGGCGGCGATCCGCGCGGTGGCCGGCGTGCACCGTCGCTGCAAGGGTGGCTATGCGGTCGTCAGCGTGGTGCTGGGCTTGGGTCTGGTAGCGTTCCGCGACCCGCATGGCATCCGTCCGCTGGTGCTGGGCAAGCGCGAGCACGCCGAAGGCACCGAATACATCGTGTCCTCCGAATCGGCGGCGCTGGATATTCTTGGCTATCAGCGCGTGCGCGATGTACGCCCGGGCGAAGCGCTGGTGATCACTGCGCGCGGCGAGCTGTTTTCGGAAATCTGCGCCGCACCGACCGACCACGCACCATGCATCTTCGAGTACGTCTATTTCGCGCGTCCCGATTCGATGATCGACAATATCTCGGTGCACAAAGCGCGCATGCGCATGGGCTTGAAGCTGGGCGACAAGATCCTGCGTCTGCGCCCCGATCACGATATCGACACCATCATTCCGATCCCGGACACCTCGCGCGATGTGGCGTTGGAGATGTCCAACGTGCTCGGGGTGAAGTACCGCGAGGGCTTCGTCAAGAATCGCTACGTGGGCCGCACCTTCATCATGCAGGGGCAGGGCGAACGGCAGAAATCGGTGCGTCGCAAGCTCAATCCGATCCATCTGGAATTCCGCAACCGTGTGGTGCTGCTGGTCGACGATTCGATCGTGCGCGGCACCACCAGCCGGCAGATCGTGCAGATGGCGCGCGATGCCGGCGCGCGAAAGGTGTATCTGGCCTCGGCCGCGCCGCCGGTGCGTTACCCCAACATCTATGGCATCGATATGCCGGCTGCCGAAGAGCTCATCGCGCATGGCCGCAGCGAGCTGGAAATTCAGGAATTTCTCGGCTGCGATTGGCTGATCTACCAGGATCTGGAAGATCTGGAAGTGGCCGTGCGCGAAGGTAATCCGGATATCAAGCAGTTCGATTCCTCGTGCTTCAACGGCGAGTACATCACCGGCATCGAGCCGGGCTATTTCGAACGCATCCAGCAACTGCGCTCGGACGATGCCAAGAAGCGCCGTCGCGCTTGA
- a CDS encoding CvpA family protein, with translation MIDMVLGVIILVSALLGLLRGFVAIVVGTLSWLLAGWATFQFGGSVARWLADGKHPSATESFGGYAMVFVGVLVAVAVIGLVIRACVDAVRLGGMDRMLGFGLGAVRGGFLASVLVLLMGFTPLPRERSWRQSVLLPILSPGVGWMRAQLPAWRMPSMEMPSMELGNLPTELGKLPSAGDTTGLGKALAGSGLSDTITHALGKSGKTASDERDPAQKTMPATIDPAQVRGGESDPARVESQEGRARPHSQ, from the coding sequence ATGATCGATATGGTATTGGGCGTCATCATTCTGGTGTCGGCCCTGTTGGGCTTGCTGCGTGGCTTTGTCGCGATCGTGGTCGGCACGCTGTCTTGGTTGCTGGCCGGCTGGGCGACGTTCCAGTTCGGCGGTTCGGTCGCGCGCTGGTTGGCCGATGGCAAGCATCCATCGGCTACCGAGTCGTTCGGCGGCTACGCGATGGTCTTCGTCGGGGTGCTGGTCGCCGTGGCAGTGATCGGCCTTGTGATCCGTGCCTGCGTTGATGCGGTCCGGCTCGGCGGCATGGACCGCATGCTCGGGTTCGGTCTTGGCGCGGTGCGCGGCGGATTTCTGGCCAGCGTGCTGGTATTGCTGATGGGCTTTACGCCGCTGCCGCGCGAGCGGTCCTGGCGCCAGTCGGTACTGCTGCCGATACTGTCGCCGGGCGTGGGATGGATGCGGGCGCAACTGCCCGCCTGGCGGATGCCGTCAATGGAGATGCCATCGATGGAACTCGGCAACTTGCCAACGGAGTTGGGGAAGTTGCCATCGGCAGGCGATACTACGGGCCTGGGCAAGGCGCTTGCGGGTTCCGGTCTCAGCGACACCATCACGCATGCGCTTGGCAAGTCCGGCAAAACTGCCAGCGACGAACGCGATCCGGCGCAAAAAACGATGCCGGCCACTATCGATCCGGCGCAGGTTCGCGGCGGAGAAAGCGACCCGGCTCGGGTCGAATCCCAAGAAGGCCGGGCACGGCCACATTCACAGTAA
- the ppk1 gene encoding polyphosphate kinase 1, with product MGHAKHLHDVTPSEDIATDPLRDPAFYINRELSQLDFNFRVLAQALDEQVPLLERLRFLCISCTNLDEFFEIRAATVRHAQEFGLPPAPDGLSPTAILNAVHDRAAKLVEQQYHAWNEVLRPAMESAGVAVLSRTVWNSRQKRWLRAYFRNEIMPVLSPLGLDPAHPFPKILNKTLNIVVVLEGQDAFGRAGHLAIVRAPRSLPRIIQLPASLSPDGTQSFVFLSSVLSEFIDELFPGMHVKGSYQFRVTRNSELVVDEEEVENLALALRDELVTRGYRPAVRLEIAHDCPAPIMRTLLQNFGLNENAMYRIVGPVNLSRVTQVYDMVQRPELKYPSFNPRTLRDSEGIFEIVSKGDVMLHHPFDAFTTVLDLIRQAAIDPNVLAIKQTLYRTGKDSLIVDALILAARNGKDVTVVVELRARFDEEANLGLADKLQEAGVQVVYGVVGFKTHAKMLLIVRREGRKLKRYVHLGTGNYHSGTARLYTDISLITADVEIGNDVHMLFQQLSGLAPRMKLEQLLQSPFTLHAGVLKRIERETRLARNGRPGRIIAKMNALNEPQVVRALYTASQAGVQIDLIVRGACTLRPGVPGVSDNIRVRSIVGRFLEHSRVYWFGNDGAAELYCASADWLERNLLRRVETCFPILDPDLAKRAYREVLQNYLDDNVSAWELDAEGVYHKRTPGPGEPAHSAQMILLDRL from the coding sequence ATGGGCCACGCCAAACACTTGCACGACGTCACACCGTCCGAAGACATCGCCACCGATCCGTTGCGCGATCCGGCGTTCTACATCAATCGTGAGCTGTCGCAACTGGACTTCAATTTTCGAGTGCTGGCGCAAGCGCTGGATGAGCAGGTGCCGTTGCTGGAACGGCTGCGTTTCCTGTGCATTTCCTGCACCAACCTGGACGAGTTCTTCGAGATCCGTGCGGCCACCGTGCGGCATGCGCAGGAGTTCGGTCTGCCACCCGCACCGGATGGATTGAGCCCGACGGCCATTCTCAACGCCGTACATGATCGTGCGGCAAAGTTGGTCGAGCAGCAGTATCACGCGTGGAACGAAGTGCTGCGCCCAGCGATGGAGTCGGCAGGCGTGGCGGTACTCAGCCGCACGGTGTGGAATTCGCGCCAGAAGCGTTGGCTGCGTGCGTACTTTCGCAACGAGATCATGCCGGTGCTGTCGCCTTTGGGTCTGGACCCGGCGCATCCGTTCCCGAAGATTCTCAACAAGACGTTGAACATTGTGGTGGTGCTGGAAGGCCAGGACGCATTTGGTCGCGCCGGCCACCTGGCCATCGTGCGCGCGCCGCGGTCGTTGCCGCGCATTATCCAATTGCCGGCGAGTTTGTCGCCGGACGGAACGCAGAGCTTCGTGTTCCTGTCTTCGGTGCTGTCCGAATTTATCGACGAATTGTTCCCGGGCATGCATGTCAAGGGCTCTTACCAGTTCCGTGTCACCCGCAATTCCGAACTGGTGGTGGACGAGGAAGAAGTCGAAAATCTTGCACTGGCCTTGCGCGACGAATTGGTCACGCGTGGCTACCGGCCGGCGGTGCGTCTGGAGATCGCGCATGATTGCCCGGCGCCGATCATGCGTACCTTGCTGCAGAATTTCGGGCTGAACGAAAACGCCATGTACCGCATCGTCGGGCCGGTCAATCTGAGCCGCGTCACCCAGGTCTACGACATGGTGCAGCGCCCCGAACTCAAGTATCCCTCGTTCAATCCGCGCACCCTGCGCGACAGCGAAGGCATCTTCGAGATCGTCAGCAAGGGCGATGTCATGCTGCATCATCCTTTCGATGCCTTCACTACGGTGCTGGACTTAATCCGCCAGGCCGCGATCGACCCGAACGTGCTCGCAATCAAGCAGACGCTTTACCGCACCGGCAAGGATTCTCTGATTGTCGATGCGTTGATCCTGGCCGCGCGCAACGGCAAGGATGTCACCGTGGTGGTGGAACTGCGCGCGCGTTTCGACGAAGAAGCCAACCTGGGCCTGGCCGACAAATTGCAGGAAGCCGGCGTGCAAGTGGTCTACGGCGTCGTTGGCTTCAAGACCCACGCCAAGATGCTGCTGATCGTGCGGCGCGAGGGGCGCAAGCTCAAACGCTATGTGCATCTGGGCACCGGCAACTACCACAGCGGCACCGCGCGCCTCTATACCGACATCAGCCTGATCACCGCGGATGTGGAAATCGGCAACGACGTGCATATGCTGTTCCAGCAATTGTCCGGGCTTGCACCGCGCATGAAGCTGGAACAGTTGCTGCAATCGCCGTTTACACTGCATGCCGGCGTGCTGAAACGGATCGAACGCGAAACCCGGCTGGCACGCAATGGTCGCCCCGGTCGCATCATCGCCAAGATGAACGCGCTCAACGAACCGCAGGTAGTGCGCGCGCTGTACACGGCCTCGCAAGCGGGCGTGCAGATCGACCTGATCGTGCGCGGCGCCTGCACGCTGCGGCCGGGCGTGCCGGGCGTTTCCGACAACATCCGCGTGCGGTCGATCGTGGGGCGTTTTTTGGAACATAGTCGCGTGTACTGGTTCGGCAACGATGGCGCGGCAGAACTGTATTGCGCCAGCGCCGACTGGCTGGAACGCAACCTGCTGCGGCGTGTGGAAACCTGCTTCCCGATCCTGGACCCGGACCTGGCCAAGCGCGCCTACCGCGAAGTGCTACAGAACTATTTGGACGACAACGTCAGCGCCTGGGAGCTGGATGCCGAGGGCGTGTACCACAAGCGCACACCGGGTCCGGGCGAGCCAGCGCATTCGGCGCAGATGATCTTGCTCGATCGGCTCTGA
- a CDS encoding ferritin-like domain-containing protein translates to MDLLQAAHACLRAADPLEKVALTQRYAAAFRADTLPLPSLQAAPPEPIRMPGRPAAPVLVHPRALPRRGLGTLEGRAAFIHAIAHIELNAIDLAWDAVYRFRGLPDAFYADWVTVADDESRHFMLLRARLQAHDHDYGDFAAHNGLWEMCEKTAHEGLARMALVPRVLEARGLDVTPAMIVKLRSLGDAATAEVLEIILREEVAHVAAGSRWYRWYCEQAGVEPRSRFKTLLREYAGGYLHGPFNVQARLLAGFDEAELADLVEQAG, encoded by the coding sequence ATGGATCTTCTACAAGCTGCACACGCCTGCCTGCGAGCGGCCGATCCGCTGGAGAAGGTCGCGTTGACGCAGCGGTATGCAGCCGCGTTTCGCGCCGACACGCTGCCGTTGCCCTCGCTGCAGGCTGCGCCGCCCGAGCCGATCCGCATGCCGGGCCGACCGGCCGCGCCGGTGTTGGTGCATCCACGCGCGTTGCCGCGACGTGGATTGGGAACGCTGGAAGGACGCGCCGCCTTCATCCATGCCATCGCGCATATCGAACTCAATGCGATCGATCTGGCCTGGGATGCGGTGTATCGCTTCCGTGGGTTGCCGGATGCGTTCTACGCCGATTGGGTGACGGTGGCCGACGACGAATCGCGCCACTTCATGCTGTTACGCGCGCGACTGCAGGCGCACGATCATGACTACGGCGACTTCGCCGCGCACAACGGCCTGTGGGAAATGTGCGAGAAAACCGCGCATGAAGGTCTCGCACGCATGGCGCTAGTACCGCGTGTGCTCGAAGCGCGTGGCCTGGATGTGACGCCGGCGATGATCGTCAAACTGCGCTCGCTCGGCGATGCCGCCACCGCAGAAGTGCTAGAAATCATCTTGCGCGAAGAGGTTGCGCATGTGGCCGCCGGCTCACGCTGGTACCGTTGGTATTGCGAGCAGGCCGGCGTCGAGCCGCGTTCGCGCTTCAAGACACTGTTGCGTGAATACGCTGGCGGTTATCTGCATGGGCCCTTCAATGTCCAAGCGCGGCTGCTTGCAGGTTTCGATGAGGCCGAACTGGCCGATCTGGTTGAGCAGGCTGGCTGA
- the ppx gene encoding exopolyphosphatase → MPSPTIPPVRDGDFLAAIDLGSNSFHMVIARYLVGQLRVVDRLRETVRMADGLDGKGGISDEARERALECLARFGQRIREVPSLRVRALATNTVRQLRSPQAFLMPAETALGHAIEVVSGREEARLIYLGVAHAQPPKPDQRRLVIDIGGGSTEFIIGCGFQTLERESLQAGCIASTRRFFPGGKLSKKKWKDALTEIGAEFQQFANQYKALGWHEAIGSSGTHKAIGEICAAMKLTKGAITAEALPALREELLKAKRIEDIQLPGLAAERRPIIAGGILVLEAAFQALGLEKLMVSKAAMREGILYDMLGRGGENDPRDSSVASLVQRYGIDEVQARRVEDTACRLFDQVCESWQLDGDDAQVLRRAARLHELGLIIAHSQYHVHGSYILEHSDIAGFSRQEQQVLASLVRTHRRNVPKTAFEALPDRLLLPTRRKAALLRLAVLLHRAHETDPIPTLELTADDAQLSLILSQSWIDSRPLLRADLIGEVESMAGLGIAFKPFVA, encoded by the coding sequence ATGCCCTCCCCCACGATACCGCCCGTGCGCGATGGCGATTTTCTTGCCGCCATCGACTTAGGGTCCAACAGTTTCCACATGGTCATTGCGCGCTACCTGGTGGGTCAGCTGCGCGTCGTCGACCGCCTGCGTGAGACCGTGCGCATGGCCGACGGCCTGGATGGCAAAGGTGGCATCTCCGACGAAGCGCGTGAGCGCGCGCTCGAATGCCTGGCGCGTTTCGGTCAGCGCATCCGCGAAGTGCCCTCCTTGCGGGTGCGCGCATTGGCCACCAACACAGTACGTCAGCTGCGCTCGCCACAGGCGTTTTTGATGCCGGCCGAAACTGCGCTCGGGCACGCGATCGAAGTGGTCAGCGGACGCGAGGAAGCGCGCCTGATCTACCTGGGCGTGGCACATGCGCAACCGCCCAAGCCCGATCAACGCCGGCTGGTGATCGATATCGGTGGCGGCTCGACCGAATTTATCATCGGCTGCGGTTTTCAGACGCTGGAACGCGAAAGTCTGCAGGCCGGCTGCATCGCCAGCACGCGGCGCTTTTTCCCCGGTGGCAAGCTATCGAAAAAAAAATGGAAGGACGCGCTGACCGAGATCGGTGCCGAGTTCCAGCAGTTCGCCAACCAGTACAAAGCGCTGGGTTGGCATGAGGCGATCGGCTCATCGGGCACGCACAAGGCCATCGGCGAGATCTGTGCGGCAATGAAGCTCACCAAGGGCGCGATCACCGCCGAGGCGCTACCGGCGCTGCGCGAAGAACTGCTCAAGGCCAAGCGCATCGAAGACATCCAATTGCCTGGCCTGGCCGCCGAGCGCCGCCCGATCATTGCCGGCGGGATTCTGGTGCTTGAGGCAGCATTCCAAGCCCTTGGGCTGGAGAAGCTGATGGTCAGCAAGGCGGCGATGCGCGAAGGCATCTTGTACGACATGCTCGGCCGCGGCGGCGAAAACGACCCGCGCGACAGCTCGGTGGCCTCGCTGGTGCAACGCTACGGCATCGACGAAGTACAGGCGCGACGTGTGGAAGACACCGCATGCCGCCTATTCGACCAGGTTTGCGAATCCTGGCAACTGGATGGCGATGATGCGCAGGTGTTGCGCCGCGCCGCGCGCCTGCACGAGCTGGGCCTGATCATCGCGCACAGCCAATACCACGTGCATGGCAGCTACATCCTGGAACACTCGGATATCGCCGGTTTCTCGCGGCAAGAGCAACAGGTGCTGGCATCGCTGGTGCGCACACATCGGCGCAATGTGCCAAAGACCGCGTTCGAGGCGCTGCCCGATCGGCTGCTGTTGCCGACTCGCCGCAAGGCCGCCCTGCTGCGCTTGGCGGTGCTGCTGCACCGCGCGCACGAGACAGACCCGATCCCGACCCTGGAACTCACCGCCGATGACGCGCAATTGTCATTGATCCTGTCGCAAAGCTGGATCGACTCACGCCCGTTGCTACGCGCCGATCTGATCGGCGAAGTCGAAAGCATGGCCGGCCTAGGGATCGCGTTCAAACCATTTGTCGCCTGA